Proteins found in one Lutimonas zeaxanthinifaciens genomic segment:
- a CDS encoding GumC family protein: MKELNKFDLDIQSFDIKEYLFKFVRYWKLIFICVALALVVAKIINITSERIFRLSSLITVKDERNPLFSSSTNIAFNWGGTSDRVETIMTILQSRTHNEKVVKRLGLVLEYFIDGRYRKKDVYGKVPFEIEIDTSKYQLQNVFIKLEFLGEDKIRVSTDLDDDGNLLRNYSTNDRDSYVSENLNYQEEFNLNSKITSPLFSFYLDKINKSQDLKGRTYLIRFKSFDRAVKEYQNIKASVLKQGASMIELSFLGSNKVKIEKFLNATVDILDEDQRNQKIKYALRTKAYIDTLFIVEANSLKIIENDLGDFKLKNNIYDLSAEGSTLLSQVSDLDRKYKEVENRIDYLNNLERYLVTNSIIDSDNIPVPALINMEDPGIVTSVNNLISLAKSREGLEKKVKSNYPPLITLNEQIELESEILLEQIKSLKSSLKNNADNIQNRLNETGEKLTRLTPKEQQLLNFERKYNITESNYNYLKQKSYEAGTAIAANVSDIKILDRAKDVGQTYIKPKESFNYLIALIIGVFIPFLYIVGKESFNNKFQTVEEIEKAYKIPMLGVIGRNKYSKDRLAVHRKPNSTIAESFRALRSNIQFLFKSGSPSKTIVVTSSVSGEGKTLCAENMATVFAMSGKKTILVGLDLRKPKMHTDFNAKNETGVVNYLIGELSLTQVTISSGIENLELITSGPVPPNPAELLISNQASKLFEELKNKYDYIIIDTPPVGLVADALEIFKFSDAIIYVIRQNYTQRGMPKMIDTKYENGEVEHICYVLNDFEVKNKYGYGYGYGYGYGYGKYSNGYHKDERLSWFKKMRKRFT, encoded by the coding sequence ATGAAAGAACTGAATAAGTTTGATTTGGACATACAATCCTTTGATATCAAGGAATATCTTTTCAAATTTGTGAGATATTGGAAGCTAATTTTTATTTGTGTTGCTCTAGCTTTAGTAGTTGCAAAAATCATAAATATTACTTCAGAAAGAATTTTTAGACTATCGAGTTTAATTACCGTTAAAGACGAGCGAAATCCTTTATTTTCTTCCAGTACTAACATTGCTTTTAATTGGGGTGGTACAAGTGATAGAGTTGAAACAATTATGACGATTCTTCAGTCAAGAACTCATAATGAAAAAGTGGTTAAAAGACTAGGTTTGGTATTGGAGTATTTTATTGATGGACGTTATCGAAAAAAGGATGTGTACGGTAAGGTTCCTTTTGAGATTGAGATTGACACCAGTAAATATCAATTGCAGAACGTTTTTATTAAATTAGAGTTTCTAGGAGAAGATAAGATTCGAGTTTCAACTGACCTTGATGATGACGGAAATCTGCTAAGAAATTATTCTACAAATGATAGAGATTCTTACGTTTCAGAAAATTTGAACTATCAAGAGGAATTTAACCTAAATTCAAAAATTACTTCGCCTTTATTTTCATTCTATCTTGATAAAATCAATAAATCACAGGATTTAAAAGGGAGAACTTATTTAATTAGATTTAAAAGTTTTGATAGAGCTGTAAAAGAATATCAAAATATCAAGGCCTCAGTTTTAAAACAAGGAGCTTCGATGATAGAATTATCTTTTCTTGGTTCTAATAAGGTCAAAATTGAAAAATTCCTAAATGCTACGGTTGATATTCTTGATGAAGATCAAAGAAATCAAAAAATTAAATATGCGCTAAGGACGAAAGCATACATTGATACATTATTCATAGTTGAGGCCAATAGTTTGAAGATAATTGAAAATGATCTCGGAGATTTTAAGTTAAAGAATAATATATATGATTTATCTGCTGAGGGAAGCACGCTTTTAAGCCAAGTATCTGATTTGGATCGAAAGTACAAAGAAGTAGAGAATAGAATAGATTATTTGAATAATCTTGAACGATATCTAGTGACTAATAGTATTATCGATAGTGACAATATTCCAGTCCCGGCATTGATCAATATGGAAGATCCAGGAATTGTTACAAGTGTTAATAATCTGATTTCTTTGGCGAAATCGCGAGAAGGGCTTGAGAAAAAAGTAAAATCTAATTATCCTCCTTTGATTACTTTAAATGAGCAAATTGAACTTGAAAGTGAAATATTATTAGAGCAAATAAAATCGTTAAAATCGAGTTTAAAAAATAATGCGGATAATATCCAAAACAGATTGAATGAAACAGGAGAAAAACTTACAAGATTAACACCTAAAGAACAGCAGCTCTTAAACTTTGAGCGCAAATACAATATTACTGAGTCCAATTATAACTATTTGAAGCAAAAAAGTTATGAAGCAGGAACAGCTATTGCCGCCAATGTTTCAGATATCAAAATATTGGACAGAGCTAAGGATGTTGGACAGACATATATAAAGCCTAAGGAATCTTTTAATTATTTGATTGCTTTGATAATTGGTGTTTTTATTCCATTTTTATACATTGTTGGCAAAGAATCCTTCAATAATAAATTCCAGACGGTGGAAGAGATTGAGAAGGCTTATAAAATTCCTATGTTGGGTGTAATTGGCAGAAACAAATATAGTAAAGATCGTTTGGCTGTTCATAGAAAGCCAAATTCAACAATTGCTGAATCATTTAGAGCACTTAGGTCGAATATTCAATTTCTTTTTAAATCTGGTAGTCCTTCAAAAACTATAGTAGTAACTTCATCTGTCAGTGGGGAAGGAAAGACTTTATGTGCTGAGAATATGGCAACAGTTTTCGCTATGAGCGGTAAAAAAACGATTCTCGTTGGCTTAGACCTGAGAAAACCGAAGATGCATACCGATTTTAATGCAAAGAATGAGACCGGAGTTGTCAATTATTTAATTGGCGAGTTATCTTTAACTCAGGTTACGATTTCTTCCGGGATAGAAAATCTTGAGTTGATTACCTCTGGGCCTGTACCACCAAATCCTGCGGAGTTACTTATTAGTAATCAGGCATCTAAATTATTTGAGGAGTTGAAGAATAAATATGATTATATTATTATCGATACTCCACCTGTTGGATTAGTTGCTGATGCATTAGAAATATTCAAGTTTTCGGATGCCATTATTTACGTCATCAGGCAAAATTATACACAAAGAGGAATGCCAAAAATGATCGACACTAAATATGAGAACGGCGAGGTGGAACACATTTGTTATGTTTTGAACGATTTTGAAGTAAAGAATAAGTATGGATATGGATATGGATATGGATATGGATATGGTTATGGAAAGTATAGCAATGGTTATCATAAAGACGAACGTCTGAGTTGGTTTAAAAAAATGAGAAAAAGATTTACCTAA
- a CDS encoding sugar transferase produces MIQGLRARQKIIKRLFDLFFSFIGLVFLFLPILMLIIISTISTRKFGLYWQERVGYQGKGFNIFKVRTMKADGDESRITMKNDPRVTGFGGFLRKFKLDETPQLWNVVIGEMSLVGPRPDVPGYADKLIGEDRLMLSVKPGITGPATLKYRNEEELLSKAKDPKKYNDEVLWVDKVKINKEYIRNWSLKGDVIYLLRTIFN; encoded by the coding sequence ATGATCCAAGGTTTGAGAGCAAGGCAAAAGATTATAAAGAGATTGTTTGATCTCTTTTTTTCGTTTATAGGATTAGTTTTCCTTTTTCTTCCAATTCTGATGTTAATTATTATCTCCACAATATCTACGCGTAAATTCGGTTTATATTGGCAAGAACGAGTTGGTTATCAAGGAAAAGGTTTTAATATTTTTAAGGTGCGAACGATGAAAGCCGATGGAGATGAAAGCCGAATTACGATGAAGAATGATCCTAGAGTAACCGGTTTTGGAGGATTTCTAAGGAAGTTTAAGCTTGATGAAACTCCTCAGCTATGGAATGTTGTCATTGGAGAAATGAGTCTTGTTGGGCCCAGGCCAGATGTGCCGGGATATGCTGATAAGCTTATAGGGGAAGATCGATTGATGCTTTCCGTGAAACCGGGAATTACTGGACCAGCAACCTTAAAATATAGAAATGAAGAAGAACTTTTATCTAAAGCGAAAGATCCTAAAAAATATAATGATGAGGTTCTCTGGGTTGACAAGGTTAAAATAAATAAAGAATATATTAGGAATTGGTCTTTAAAAGGAGATGTTATTTATCTTTTGAGGACAATTTTTAATTAG
- a CDS encoding nucleotide sugar dehydrogenase gives MKDLKIAIIGLGYVGLPLAVEFGKKYEVVGFDINEQRVKELRKNIDVTLETTSEDLAGVNVNSLGALSNDSKGLWISSDLRDIEDSNFYVVTVPTPVDKNNRPDLTPLYKASETVGKVLSKDNVVVFESTVFPGATEDECRPILEKFSGLTFNKDFYLGYSPERINPGDKEHTVTKILKVTSGSTPEIGKFVDDVYKSVIVAGTHLAPCIKVAEAAKVIENSQRDVNIAFVNELSKIFRLMNIDTNDVLEAAGTKWNFLPFRPGLVGGHCIGVDPYYLAHKAMELGYNPEIILSGRRLNDSMGPYVAQETIKLMIKKGIKIYGSNVLVLGITFKEDCPDIRNSRAIDIIEELQSYSVNVDVYDPWASKEEVHEEYGIDLLDKEEAIDKKYDGIVLAVSHKEFLSFEFKKYCNKDFVMFDVKSILEKGIADSRL, from the coding sequence ATGAAGGATTTAAAAATTGCTATCATTGGCCTTGGTTATGTGGGCCTTCCTCTGGCCGTTGAATTTGGTAAGAAATATGAGGTTGTTGGCTTCGATATTAATGAGCAAAGAGTCAAGGAGTTAAGAAAAAACATTGATGTTACACTTGAAACAACTTCGGAGGATCTTGCAGGTGTTAATGTAAATTCATTAGGTGCGTTAAGTAACGATTCAAAAGGATTATGGATCTCAAGTGATTTAAGAGATATTGAGGATTCAAACTTTTATGTGGTTACTGTACCGACTCCTGTCGATAAGAATAATCGTCCTGATCTTACTCCTCTGTATAAGGCGAGTGAGACCGTTGGTAAGGTCTTGTCAAAGGATAACGTAGTCGTTTTTGAATCTACTGTATTTCCGGGGGCAACTGAAGATGAGTGCCGGCCTATTCTGGAGAAATTTTCGGGATTGACTTTTAACAAAGATTTTTATTTGGGTTATTCTCCTGAACGGATTAATCCAGGAGACAAGGAACATACCGTAACAAAGATATTGAAAGTGACTTCAGGATCAACACCTGAAATCGGAAAGTTCGTTGACGATGTGTATAAATCTGTAATTGTTGCCGGAACTCATCTCGCCCCTTGCATAAAAGTTGCGGAGGCGGCCAAGGTCATTGAAAATTCACAACGAGATGTGAACATTGCCTTTGTGAATGAATTATCCAAGATATTCCGTTTGATGAACATTGATACGAATGATGTTTTAGAAGCTGCAGGAACCAAATGGAACTTCCTGCCATTTAGGCCAGGCCTTGTTGGAGGGCATTGTATTGGCGTGGATCCATATTATTTGGCCCACAAGGCTATGGAGTTGGGTTACAATCCTGAAATTATCTTATCAGGACGTAGATTGAATGACAGCATGGGACCTTATGTGGCGCAGGAAACCATCAAATTGATGATCAAAAAAGGAATAAAAATTTACGGATCCAATGTTTTGGTTCTCGGAATAACCTTTAAGGAAGATTGTCCGGATATCAGAAATTCAAGAGCCATTGATATCATTGAAGAATTGCAATCTTATTCAGTGAATGTGGATGTTTACGATCCCTGGGCCTCAAAAGAGGAAGTTCATGAGGAGTATGGAATTGATCTGCTGGATAAGGAAGAAGCCATTGACAAAAAATATGATGGGATTGTGCTAGCTGTATCCCACAAGGAATTTTTGTCTTTTGAATTTAAAAAGTATTGTAACAAGGATTTTGTCATGTTTGACGTAAAATCCATTTTGGAAAAAGGAATTGCTGATAGTAGATTGTAG
- a CDS encoding NAD-dependent epimerase, whose product MKVLVTGAAGFIGHHLSKLLLNEGYEVVGIDNINDYYDPKLKLARLEDINVNTSNIQYNVPISGDIEFIKLDLTDKDEIRNLFEQHQFDYVVNLAAQAGVRYSLINPHSYVDSNITGFLNILEACRAFPVKHLVYASSSSVYGLNEDIPFKTSHHTDHPLAMYAASKKANEMMAHSYSQLYDIPTTGLRFFTVYGPWGRPDMALHIFTKAIVEDKEFEVFNYGKMSRDFTYVADIVESVKRLIPLPPKPNNPDFDPKNPDPSISSAPYQIFNIGNNSPVALMDYVHAVEEALGKKGKIIYKEIQPGDVPSTYADVQSLYDYIDFKPSTTIKEGIEAFVDRYLKLHNIEQK is encoded by the coding sequence ATGAAGGTATTGGTTACCGGAGCTGCCGGTTTTATTGGCCATCACTTGAGTAAACTTCTTTTAAATGAAGGTTATGAGGTTGTAGGTATCGATAACATAAATGATTATTATGATCCCAAGTTGAAACTGGCGAGATTGGAGGATATAAATGTGAATACGTCAAATATTCAATACAATGTCCCCATTTCGGGAGATATCGAATTTATAAAACTTGATTTAACGGACAAGGATGAAATTCGAAATCTTTTCGAACAACATCAGTTTGATTATGTGGTAAACCTGGCGGCTCAGGCTGGTGTGAGGTATTCTTTGATCAATCCACATTCTTATGTGGACAGTAACATTACAGGTTTTCTAAATATTTTGGAGGCCTGCAGAGCCTTCCCGGTTAAACATCTGGTATATGCCTCCTCGAGTTCAGTCTATGGATTGAATGAAGATATCCCTTTTAAGACAAGCCATCATACGGATCATCCTCTGGCCATGTATGCGGCGAGTAAGAAGGCCAATGAAATGATGGCCCACTCCTACTCTCAGTTGTATGATATTCCAACAACAGGATTAAGGTTTTTTACGGTTTACGGACCATGGGGACGACCAGATATGGCTCTGCATATTTTTACAAAAGCCATAGTGGAAGATAAGGAGTTTGAGGTGTTTAACTATGGGAAAATGAGTCGAGACTTTACTTATGTTGCTGACATCGTGGAAAGTGTAAAAAGGTTGATTCCGTTGCCGCCCAAGCCCAATAACCCCGATTTTGACCCCAAAAATCCCGATCCTTCTATCAGTTCAGCGCCCTATCAGATTTTCAATATTGGAAACAACAGCCCCGTGGCTTTAATGGACTATGTTCATGCAGTTGAGGAAGCCTTGGGTAAAAAGGGAAAAATTATTTATAAAGAAATACAACCAGGAGATGTACCATCAACCTATGCAGACGTTCAAAGTTTATATGATTATATAGATTTTAAGCCATCGACGACCATAAAGGAAGGTATCGAGGCTTTTGTGGATAGATACCTGAAACTGCATAATATTGAGCAGAAATGA
- the cysQ gene encoding 3'(2'),5'-bisphosphate nucleotidase CysQ, which translates to MNEALKIAVEAAVKGGAAIMTIYAQDDLGIEFKDDQSPLTLADKRCNDIINSYLERTEFPIISEENKLLSFEERRAWDTCWIVDPLDGTKEFVKRNGEFTVNIALVQNGKPLLGVIYVPDTKELYVADVANETAAKFELDQHSVEFDDLNFTSNKIHPNNGVTHSINVVGSRSHMNEATTKFVDSLSDSYEEVNIVSKGSSLKFCLVAEGKADVYPRFAPTMEWDTAAGQAICEAAGLEVISKETDEPLLYNKENLLNPWFIVK; encoded by the coding sequence ATGAATGAAGCCCTAAAAATAGCTGTTGAAGCAGCAGTTAAAGGAGGAGCAGCTATTATGACGATTTACGCTCAGGATGATCTGGGTATAGAATTTAAAGATGATCAGTCGCCATTAACCCTTGCAGATAAAAGATGTAACGACATTATTAATTCATATTTGGAAAGGACGGAATTTCCTATTATCAGTGAGGAAAATAAGTTACTTTCTTTTGAAGAAAGAAGAGCATGGGATACCTGCTGGATCGTTGATCCTCTTGACGGTACCAAGGAATTTGTTAAAAGAAACGGAGAGTTTACGGTCAATATTGCATTGGTACAAAACGGGAAGCCTCTTTTGGGGGTGATCTATGTACCGGATACTAAAGAGTTATACGTCGCCGATGTGGCAAATGAGACGGCTGCAAAATTTGAATTGGACCAACATTCAGTGGAGTTTGATGATCTTAATTTTACTAGTAACAAGATTCATCCTAATAATGGTGTAACACATTCTATTAATGTCGTGGGAAGCCGATCGCATATGAATGAAGCTACAACTAAATTTGTTGATTCTTTATCGGATAGTTATGAAGAGGTTAATATTGTATCGAAGGGAAGTTCGCTTAAATTTTGTCTGGTGGCTGAGGGGAAAGCAGACGTTTACCCAAGATTTGCTCCAACTATGGAATGGGATACGGCTGCGGGGCAGGCAATATGCGAAGCTGCAGGGCTTGAAGTGATTTCAAAAGAGACAGATGAACCTTTGCTTTATAACAAAGAGAATCTTTTGAACCCCTGGTTTATCGTAAAATAG
- a CDS encoding DUF2061 domain-containing protein, which yields MKDQSRKRHIAKTLTWRVVGTLDTILISWFISGNPFTGLKIGFSEMITKMILYYIHERVWFKLNLTRDGKLLESRKRHFGKTITWRILGTLDTIILAWIISGNPLTGLKIGLSEVITKMILYYLHERIWHKTKFGLVTQNVETV from the coding sequence ATGAAGGATCAGTCTCGAAAAAGGCATATTGCCAAAACCCTCACCTGGAGAGTTGTTGGCACCCTGGACACCATATTGATTTCCTGGTTTATCTCGGGTAACCCATTTACAGGTTTAAAAATTGGTTTTTCTGAGATGATTACCAAAATGATTCTTTATTATATCCATGAAAGAGTCTGGTTTAAGTTGAATTTGACGAGGGATGGAAAATTACTGGAGAGCCGTAAACGTCATTTTGGAAAAACGATTACCTGGCGTATTTTAGGTACGCTGGATACCATCATATTGGCCTGGATCATTTCAGGAAATCCGTTAACAGGATTAAAAATCGGCCTTTCAGAAGTGATTACGAAAATGATATTGTATTATCTGCATGAAAGGATCTGGCATAAGACTAAATTTGGACTGGTAACACAAAATGTTGAAACAGTATGA
- the cysC gene encoding adenylyl-sulfate kinase — MKENIIRHNYAISKEERKKLLNQNAFLLWFTGLSGSGKSTIANGLERKLHEEGFKTYTLDGDNVRKGINSDLDFSPEGRKENIRRIAEVAGLMVDSGIIVLAAFVSPYKKDREFIANVVGNDNFVEIFVNTSLEECEKRDVKGLYKKARAGEIKDFTGVNAPYEAPENPDVEIVTDNLSVEESVKKIYNSIRTKLAL; from the coding sequence ATGAAGGAAAATATAATCAGGCATAATTATGCAATTTCAAAGGAGGAGCGAAAAAAGCTTTTGAATCAGAATGCTTTTTTACTTTGGTTTACCGGACTCTCGGGTTCAGGAAAATCGACGATTGCCAACGGCCTGGAAAGAAAATTGCATGAGGAAGGCTTTAAGACCTATACCCTGGACGGGGATAATGTGAGAAAAGGTATTAATAGCGACCTTGATTTTAGTCCTGAAGGGCGTAAGGAAAATATACGTAGAATTGCTGAGGTGGCGGGTTTAATGGTAGATTCAGGTATCATTGTACTGGCTGCTTTTGTATCACCCTACAAAAAAGATAGGGAATTCATTGCTAATGTAGTTGGAAATGATAACTTTGTCGAAATTTTTGTAAATACTTCTTTGGAAGAATGCGAAAAAAGAGACGTAAAAGGATTGTATAAAAAGGCAAGAGCTGGGGAGATAAAGGACTTTACAGGGGTTAACGCACCTTATGAGGCTCCGGAAAATCCTGATGTAGAGATTGTGACAGACAATTTATCTGTTGAAGAGAGCGTTAAAAAAATTTATAATAGTATAAGAACAAAATTAGCGTTATGA
- the cysD gene encoding sulfate adenylyltransferase subunit CysD has product MTKYFLNYLDELESEAVFVLREVYAQFQNPVILFSGGKDSIVLAHLAKKAFYPAKVPFPLLHIDTGHNFPETIQFRDDLIKKLGATLLVGSVQEAIDTHRVVEESGKNATRNELQITTLLDAIEDNQIDCAIGGGRRDEEKARAKERFFSHRDDFGQWSPKNQRPELWNLFNGKMRQGEHFRAFPISNWTEMDVWNYIARENIEIPSLYFAHDRKVVWRNGSWIPVSEYLIMQDDEEVHTKKVRFRTLGDITITGGIESDADTLEKIVEEVSAMRETERGNRADDKRSETSMEDRKKQGYF; this is encoded by the coding sequence ATGACGAAATATTTTTTGAACTATTTGGATGAACTGGAATCAGAGGCCGTTTTTGTTTTGCGAGAGGTATATGCCCAGTTTCAAAATCCTGTAATTCTGTTTTCAGGAGGGAAGGATTCCATCGTTTTGGCACATTTGGCCAAAAAGGCATTTTATCCCGCCAAGGTACCCTTTCCACTTTTACATATTGATACGGGTCATAATTTTCCGGAAACCATTCAATTCAGAGATGATTTAATAAAGAAATTAGGGGCCACGCTGTTGGTTGGTTCTGTTCAGGAAGCAATTGATACCCATAGAGTAGTAGAAGAAAGTGGGAAGAATGCAACACGTAATGAGTTGCAGATTACTACCTTGCTGGATGCCATAGAAGATAATCAGATTGATTGTGCCATAGGTGGCGGAAGAAGAGATGAGGAAAAGGCAAGGGCAAAAGAACGTTTCTTTTCTCACAGAGATGATTTTGGCCAATGGAGCCCAAAAAATCAGCGCCCGGAACTTTGGAACCTGTTTAATGGAAAAATGAGACAAGGTGAACATTTCAGAGCCTTTCCGATAAGTAACTGGACTGAAATGGATGTGTGGAACTATATTGCCAGAGAAAATATTGAAATTCCTTCCTTGTATTTTGCTCATGACAGAAAAGTTGTTTGGAGAAACGGGAGCTGGATACCGGTTTCTGAATATCTGATCATGCAGGATGATGAGGAGGTTCACACCAAAAAGGTCAGATTTAGAACACTCGGAGACATTACCATTACAGGAGGTATTGAAAGTGATGCAGATACGCTGGAGAAAATTGTCGAAGAGGTATCGGCCATGCGGGAAACAGAACGAGGTAATCGAGCCGATGACAAACGATCAGAAACCTCAATGGAAGACAGAAAAAAACAAGGTTATTTTTAA
- a CDS encoding sulfate adenylyltransferase subunit 1 — protein MSIDNNQLLRFTTAGSVDDGKSTLIGRLLYDSKSIFEDQIASVERTSKRKGMETVDLALFTDGLRDEREQGITIDVAYRYFTTPKRKFIIADTPGHVQYTRNMVTGASTANVAIVLIDARKGVIEQTKRHSFIASLLQISHVIVCVNKMDLVDYKEEVFNDIVNQYEEISAKMMIKDVRYIPISALNGDNVVNRSANMPWYQNAPLLHTLETIHITSDNNMVDARFPIQTVIRPQDEENHDYRGYAGSVAGGIFRVGDEVRLLPSGFHSHIKSINRYDKEVDQAFEGMSVAITLEDDIDLSRGDMIVKPNNLPVKDQRLTAMICWFNEQPARPRAKYILKHTSNEPMAMINEVVYKVNVNTLERIKDDKEIKMNDICKVKIRSTGPIMMDEYSRNRKTGSFILIDASTNETVAAGMLQ, from the coding sequence ATGAGTATAGATAATAATCAACTCTTAAGATTCACAACTGCAGGAAGTGTTGACGACGGAAAAAGCACACTGATAGGAAGGCTGTTATACGATTCAAAATCGATTTTTGAGGACCAGATCGCCTCTGTGGAAAGGACTAGTAAAAGGAAAGGTATGGAAACGGTTGACCTTGCCCTTTTTACCGATGGTTTAAGAGATGAACGAGAGCAAGGCATAACTATAGACGTAGCCTATCGTTACTTTACTACGCCAAAAAGAAAGTTTATCATTGCTGATACTCCAGGACATGTTCAATATACCCGAAATATGGTTACCGGAGCCTCAACAGCCAATGTGGCCATCGTGCTGATCGATGCCCGTAAAGGGGTTATAGAACAAACCAAAAGACATTCTTTTATCGCTTCCTTGTTGCAGATTTCTCATGTTATTGTTTGTGTTAACAAGATGGATCTGGTTGATTATAAAGAGGAGGTTTTTAATGACATCGTGAATCAGTATGAAGAAATTTCTGCAAAAATGATGATCAAGGATGTGCGTTATATTCCGATATCAGCGTTGAACGGAGATAACGTGGTGAACCGATCCGCTAATATGCCCTGGTATCAGAATGCACCTTTATTACACACGCTGGAGACAATTCACATCACCAGTGACAATAATATGGTCGACGCACGATTTCCAATTCAAACTGTGATTAGACCTCAGGATGAAGAGAATCATGATTACAGAGGCTATGCGGGTTCAGTTGCCGGTGGAATCTTTCGTGTTGGAGATGAAGTCAGGTTACTTCCTTCCGGGTTCCATTCTCATATAAAAAGTATCAACCGTTATGATAAAGAAGTTGATCAGGCTTTTGAAGGTATGAGCGTGGCTATAACCCTTGAAGACGATATTGATCTGAGTCGAGGGGACATGATCGTAAAACCAAATAACCTGCCTGTGAAAGACCAGAGATTGACGGCGATGATCTGTTGGTTTAATGAGCAGCCTGCACGACCTCGTGCGAAATACATTTTGAAACATACCTCCAATGAACCCATGGCGATGATCAATGAAGTAGTTTATAAGGTAAACGTCAATACACTTGAGCGTATAAAGGATGATAAAGAGATTAAGATGAACGATATCTGCAAGGTGAAGATCCGTAGTACAGGGCCGATCATGATGGATGAATATTCAAGAAACAGAAAAACTGGAAGTTTTATATTAATTGACGCGTCGACGAATGAAACTGTTGCGGCCGGAATGCTTCAATAG
- the ychF gene encoding redox-regulated ATPase YchF, with translation MKAGIVGLPNVGKSTLFNCLSNAKAQSANFPFCTIEPNIGVVNVPDSRLETLEKLVNPQRVVPATVEIVDIAGLVKGASKGEGLGNKFLANIRETDAVIHVLRCFDNDNIVHVDASIDPVRDKETIDMELQLKDLETVEKRLDRVKKASRTGDKAALKELEVLTKVQEQLLASVSVRAIDLTEKEREELIAPIQLLTDKPVLYVCNVDEASAVKGNSYVDQVLEAVKDENAEVLVLAVATEADIMELDSYEERQMFLEDIGLEEPGVSKLIRSAYKLLNLQTYFTAGEKEVRAWTIHIGDSAPKAAGVIHTDFEKGFIRAEVIKYEDFVHFGSELKVKEAGKLAVEGKEYIVEDGDLMNFRFNV, from the coding sequence ATGAAAGCAGGAATCGTTGGACTGCCAAATGTTGGTAAGTCAACCTTATTTAATTGTCTGTCAAATGCCAAGGCACAATCGGCAAATTTTCCTTTTTGTACGATTGAACCCAATATTGGTGTGGTCAACGTACCAGACAGCAGGCTTGAAACACTGGAGAAACTGGTTAACCCTCAAAGAGTGGTGCCGGCGACCGTAGAAATTGTTGATATTGCGGGTCTTGTAAAAGGAGCGAGTAAAGGTGAAGGATTAGGGAATAAATTCCTTGCGAATATCCGGGAGACAGACGCTGTAATACATGTTTTACGTTGTTTTGATAATGATAATATCGTCCATGTAGATGCGAGTATTGATCCGGTCAGAGATAAGGAGACAATCGATATGGAACTTCAGCTAAAGGATCTTGAAACAGTCGAGAAAAGGCTGGATCGAGTAAAAAAGGCTTCAAGAACAGGAGATAAAGCCGCTTTAAAGGAGTTAGAGGTATTGACCAAGGTCCAGGAACAGTTGCTGGCCTCTGTTTCAGTGCGTGCGATTGATCTTACCGAAAAGGAAAGGGAAGAATTAATTGCCCCAATCCAGTTGCTTACCGATAAACCTGTCCTCTATGTGTGTAACGTGGATGAGGCTTCGGCGGTTAAAGGAAATTCCTATGTGGACCAGGTTCTGGAGGCCGTTAAGGATGAAAATGCAGAGGTGCTTGTTTTGGCGGTTGCAACGGAGGCTGATATCATGGAACTTGATTCCTATGAAGAACGTCAGATGTTCCTGGAGGATATTGGGTTAGAAGAACCGGGAGTTTCAAAACTTATCAGATCTGCTTATAAATTGCTGAATCTTCAGACTTATTTTACGGCCGGAGAAAAAGAAGTAAGGGCATGGACCATTCATATCGGGGATTCAGCACCAAAGGCTGCCGGAGTGATTCATACGGATTTTGAAAAAGGATTCATTAGAGCTGAAGTGATCAAGTATGAAGATTTTGTTCATTTTGGAAGTGAATTGAAAGTAAAGGAAGCAGGTAAATTAGCAGTTGAAGGCAAAGAGTATATCGTTGAAGACGGGGATCTGATGAATTTCCGATTCAATGTTTAG